In the Artemia franciscana chromosome 1, ASM3288406v1, whole genome shotgun sequence genome, one interval contains:
- the LOC136031512 gene encoding chitobiosyldiphosphodolichol beta-mannosyltransferase-like isoform X2, whose amino-acid sequence MENGRKRRPSSLKLTSSRVPENEHSKGRVCVLVLGDFGRSPRMQYHTLSLAREGYSVDVIGYGGSMPTNEILMNDNVATHYIKPPPAFEKVPFLPRICSYAFKVLWQTVTLFFALMFISRPSAVLVQNPPSVPMLPVTWLACKVKRCDLIVDWHNYGHSILALNLGTNNFLVRMSKVIEENFGRRAFANLCVTEAMKSDLQKNWKISATVLYDRPASIFRPAPLPDRHALFMRLREHYPVLASTGPDTNLITERFADGRVHLRQDRPGLIVSSTSWTKDENFDLLLDALEFYNEQRNNDSNKYPPLLVVITGKGPLKADYEALIMLKDWQNVEVCTVWLETEDYPKLLASADLGVCLHTSSSGLDLPMKVVDMFGCGLPVFAYKFPCIGELVKHGENGLVFETCQELGYQIANWFEGFPEKSPSEYYFRQNLESFQKVRWHDNWMKNALPILTNSSKTS is encoded by the exons atggaaaatggtAGAAAGAGGAGACCTAGTAGTTTGAAACTTACTAGCAGTCGAGTTCCAGAGAATGAGCATTCCAAGGGTCGAGTCTGCGTCTTGGTTCTAGGTGATTTCGGTAGAAGCCCTAGAATGCAGTATCACACCCTATCTTTGGCTAGAGAAGGATATTCAGTTGATGTTATTGGCTATGGGGGAAGTATGCCAACAAATGAGATTCTAATGAATGACAATGTAGCAACGCACTATATAAAACCACCTCCTGCCTTTGAAAAAG TTCCATTTCTGCCTCGAATATGTTCCTATGCTTTCAAAGTGCTATGGCAAACGGTGACACTCTTCTTTGCTTTGATGTTTATTAGTCGGCCATCAGCAGTTCTTGTACAGAATCCGCCTTCAGTGCCAATGCTCCCTGTGACTTGGCTTGCATGTAAAGTAAAGCGATGTGATCTAATTGTGGATTGGCACAACTATGGTCATTCAATTTTGGCTCTAAATTTAGggacaaataattttttggtgAGAATGTCAAAGGTCATAGAAGAGAATTTTGGCAGAAGAGCATTTGCAAATTTATGTGTCACAGAAGCTATGAAATCAGACTtacaaaaaaactggaaaattag tgCCACTGTTTTATATGACCGCCCGGCATCTATTTTTCGGCCTGCACCGTTGCCAGATCGCCATGCTCTGTTTATGCGGTTGAGAGAACATTATCCAGTATTAGCTTCAACAGGGCCAGATACCAATTTGATAACAGAACGATTTGCTGATGGGCGTGTTCATTTGAGGCAAGATCGACCAGGGCTTATAGTCTCAAGTACGTCATGGACCAAGGATGAAAACTTTGACCTACTTTTGGATGCTCTCGAat tCTATAACGAGCAAAGAAATAATGATTCCAATAAGTATCCACCTTTATTGGTTGTTATTACTGGAAAAGGACCATTGAAAGCTGATTATGAGGCATTGATTATGCTCAAGGATTGGCAAAATGTAGAAGTCTGCACAGTATGGCTTGAGACAGAAGACTACCCCAAGCTACTTG CTAGTGCTGACCTTGGTGTATGCCTTCATACCTCATCGAGTGGCCTAGATCTTCCCATGAAAGTTGTTGATATGTTTGGCTGTGGACTCCCTGTGTTTGCCTACAAATTTCCCTG caTTGGTGAGCTGGTCAAGCATGGTGAAAATGGGCTCGTCTTTGAAACATGTCAAGAGCTTGGTTACCAAATTGCCAACTGGTTTGAGGGTTTTCCTGAAAAATCACCAAGTGAATATTACTTCCGTCAAAATTTGGAATCGTTTCAAAAAGTTCGATGGCACGACAACTGGATGAAAAATGCCTTGCCAATTTTGACGAATTCCAGCAAGACCAGCTGA
- the LOC136031512 gene encoding chitobiosyldiphosphodolichol beta-mannosyltransferase-like isoform X1, which produces MENGRKRRPSSLKLTSSRVPENEHSKGRVCVLVLGDFGRSPRMQYHTLSLAREGYSVDVIGYGGSMPTNEILMNDNVATHYIKPPPAFEKVPFLPRICSYAFKVLWQTVTLFFALMFISRPSAVLVQNPPSVPMLPVTWLACKVKRCDLIVDWHNYGHSILALNLGTNNFLVRMSKVIEENFGRRAFANLCVTEAMKSDLQKNWKISATVLYDRPASIFRPAPLPDRHALFMRLREHYPVLASTGPDTNLITERFADGRVHLRQDRPGLIVSSTSWTKDENFDLLLDALEFYNEQRNNDSNKYPPLLVVITGKGPLKADYEALIMLKDWQNVEVCTVWLETEDYPKLLASADLGVCLHTSSSGLDLPMKVVDMFGCGLPVFAYKFPCIGELVKHGENGLVFETCQELGYQIANWFEGFPEKSPSEYYFRQNLESFQKVRWHDNWMKNALPILTNSSKTS; this is translated from the exons atggaaaatggtAGAAAGAGGAGACCTAGTAGTTTGAAACTTACTAGCAGTCGAGTTCCAGAGAATGAGCATTCCAAGGGTCGAGTCTGCGTCTTGGTTCTAGGTGATTTCGGTAGAAGCCCTAGAATGCAGTATCACACCCTATCTTTGGCTAGAGAAGGATATTCAGTTGATGTTATTGGCTATGGGGGAAGTATGCCAACAAATGAGATTCTAATGAATGACAATGTAGCAACGCACTATATAAAACCACCTCCTGCCTTTGAAAAAG TTCCATTTCTGCCTCGAATATGTTCCTATGCTTTCAAAGTGCTATGGCAAACGGTGACACTCTTCTTTGCTTTGATGTTTATTAGTCGGCCATCAGCAGTTCTTGTACAGAATCCGCCTTCAGTGCCAATGCTCCCTGTGACTTGGCTTGCATGTAAAGTAAAGCGATGTGATCTAATTGTGGATTGGCACAACTATGGTCATTCAATTTTGGCTCTAAATTTAGggacaaataattttttggtgAGAATGTCAAAGGTCATAGAAGAGAATTTTGGCAGAAGAGCATTTGCAAATTTATGTGTCACAGAAGCTATGAAATCAGACTtacaaaaaaactggaaaattag tgCCACTGTTTTATATGACCGCCCGGCATCTATTTTTCGGCCTGCACCGTTGCCAGATCGCCATGCTCTGTTTATGCGGTTGAGAGAACATTATCCAGTATTAGCTTCAACAGGGCCAGATACCAATTTGATAACAGAACGATTTGCTGATGGGCGTGTTCATTTGAGGCAAGATCGACCAGGGCTTATAGTCTCAAGTACGTCATGGACCAAGGATGAAAACTTTGACCTACTTTTGGATGCTCTCGAat tCTATAACGAGCAAAGAAATAATGATTCCAATAAGTATCCACCTTTATTGGTTGTTATTACTGGAAAAGGACCATTGAAAGCTGATTATGAGGCATTGATTATGCTCAAGGATTGGCAAAATGTAGAAGTCTGCACAGTATGGCTTGAGACAGAAGACTACCCCAAGCTACTTG CTAGTGCTGACCTTGGTGTATGCCTTCATACGTCATCGAGTGGCCTAGATCTTCCCATGAAAGTTGTTGATATGTTTGGCTGTGGACTCCCTGTGTTTGCCTACAAATTTCCCTG caTTGGTGAGCTGGTCAAGCATGGTGAAAATGGGCTCGTCTTTGAAACATGTCAAGAGCTTGGTTACCAAATTGCCAACTGGTTTGAGGGTTTTCCTGAAAAATCACCAAGTGAATATTACTTCCGTCAAAATTTGGAATCGTTTCAAAAAGTTCGATGGCACGACAACTGGATGAAAAATGCCTTGCCAATTTTGACAAATTCCAGCAAGACCAGCTGA